In a single window of the Ciconia boyciana chromosome 7, ASM3463844v1, whole genome shotgun sequence genome:
- the RNF2 gene encoding E3 ubiquitin-protein ligase RING2, whose protein sequence is MSQAVQTNGTQPLSKTWELSLYELQRTPQEAITDGLEIVVSPRSLHSELMCPICLDMLKNTMTTKECLHRFCADCIITALRSGNKECPTCRKKLVSKRSLRPDPNFDALISKIYPSRDEYEAHQERVLARISKHNNQQALSHSIEEGLKIQAMNRLQRGKKQQIENGSGAEDNGDSSHCSNASTHSNQEAGPSNKRTKTSDDSGLELDNNNTTVAIDPVMDGASEIELVFRPHPTLMENDDSAQTRYIKTSGNATVDHLSKYLAVRLALEELRSKGESNQMNLDTASEKQYTIYIATANGQFTVLNGSFSLELVSEKYWKVNKPMELYYAPTKEHK, encoded by the exons ATGTCTCAAGCCGTGCAGACAAATGGGACGCAACCTTTAAGCAAAACATGGGAGCTCAGTTTGTACGAATTGCAAAGAACGCCTCAG GAAGCAATCACTGATGGCTTGGAAATAGTGGTGTCACCAAGGAGCCTGCACAGTGAACTGATGTGTCCCATCTGTTTGGATATGTTAAAAAACACCATGACGACAAAAGAATGTTTGCATCGGTTCTGTGCTGACTGTATTATTACAGCCCTCAGGAGTGG CAACAAAGAATGTCCCACATGTCGTAAAAAGCTAGTTTCAAAAAGATCACTGAGACCAGATCCCAATTTTGATGCTCTCATCAGTAAAATTTATCCAAGCCGAGATGAATATGAAGCTCATCAGGAGAGAGTGCTAGCAAGAATCAGCAAGCACAATAACCAGCAAGCTTTAAGTCACAGCATTGAGGAAGGCTTAAAGATTCAGGCTATGAACAG GCTacagaggggaaagaaacaaCAGATTGAGAATGGTAGTGGAGCAGAAGATAATGGTGACAGTTCACACTGTAGCAATGCCTCAACACACAGTAATCAGGAAGCGGGGCCTAGTAATAAAAGGACCAAAACATCGGATGATTCTGGACTAGAACTGGACAATAACAACACAACTGTGGCAATAGACCCCGTAATGGATGGTGCTAGTGAAATTGAATTAGTCTTCAGGCCTCATCCGACCCTCATGGAGAACGATGACAGTGCACAGACAAG ATACATCAAGACCTCAGGCAATGCTACCGTTGATCACTTGTCCAAGTACCTAGCTGTGAGATTGGCTTTGGAGGAGCTTCGTAGCAAAGGAGAATCAAACCAGATGAACCTTGACACGGCCAGTGAGAAGCAGTATACCATTTACATTGCTACCGCCAATGGGCAGTTCACT GTATTAAATGGGTCATTCTCCTTGGAACTGGTCAGTGAGAAGTACTGGAAAGTGAACAAACCCATGGAACTGTACTATGCGCCAACAAAGGAACATAAATAA